From Demequina lutea, a single genomic window includes:
- the feoB gene encoding ferrous iron transporter B encodes MSAQGDCHSGPTRGARATAAAGTLTTATLATVPRTASVLLVGNPNVGKSTLFNALTRARQRVVNAPGTTVDLTQGVWSTERDDLTLVDLPGTYSLIARSPDEQVAADAVRDTSHDLAVVVLDATALSRSLYLLGQVARAGRPVVTALTMFDLAQAREVAPDAGALSQALGVPVIEVNGRTGKGLQELASAVTEALENPSHIKGVAPHVAADDLPDNLTEAQQLFDWVETITDAAATSADPRTTVSDRLDRVLLNPWVGPAAFLAVVWGVFQLTTVVASPLIDAVARTFSGPVAGWVTSALGAVNSPSWFESFIVGGVLAGVGTVLSFVPLMAIMFAAVSALESTGYLARVAVVADKAMRALGLDGRAMLPLIVGFGCNVPALSATAVLPHARQRLLTGLLVPLTSCTARLAVYLLLAHTFFPGSAGTVVFGMYVASVALVIGGGLIARHTVMRDLKPEPLIIALPDYQLPHLKTLGMGVWTRIASFIRKAGSVIVVAVMVLWALQAIPVRGGHEIASVPVNDSVYGAVAQGVAPALAPMGLNDWRISASLVAGIAAKEVTIASLAQSYALDSAKDASLGQQLRATVERTSGGAAGAAALALMVFVLAYLPCMATLAEQRRLYGLRWTAAAASAQLVSAYGLAILVFQVGRLL; translated from the coding sequence ATGAGCGCGCAGGGAGACTGCCACTCCGGTCCCACCCGCGGCGCCAGAGCCACGGCCGCCGCCGGCACCCTGACCACCGCCACCCTTGCTACCGTGCCCCGCACCGCGAGCGTCCTGCTGGTCGGCAACCCCAACGTCGGCAAGTCGACCCTGTTCAACGCGCTCACGCGCGCTCGGCAACGCGTCGTCAACGCCCCTGGTACCACGGTGGATCTCACCCAGGGCGTGTGGTCAACGGAACGCGACGACCTCACCCTGGTGGACCTTCCCGGCACCTATAGCCTCATCGCCCGCTCGCCCGACGAACAGGTAGCGGCCGATGCCGTGCGTGACACCTCGCACGACCTCGCCGTGGTGGTCCTCGACGCGACGGCGCTCAGCCGGTCGCTCTACCTGCTGGGTCAGGTGGCGCGCGCGGGCAGGCCCGTCGTCACCGCCCTGACGATGTTCGACCTGGCGCAGGCGCGCGAGGTCGCGCCGGACGCGGGGGCGCTGTCGCAGGCGCTCGGCGTTCCGGTGATCGAGGTCAACGGCCGCACGGGCAAGGGGCTGCAGGAACTCGCCTCCGCGGTCACCGAGGCCCTCGAGAACCCGAGCCACATCAAGGGTGTCGCCCCGCACGTTGCCGCCGACGATCTGCCCGACAACCTCACCGAGGCCCAACAACTCTTCGATTGGGTCGAGACGATCACGGACGCGGCCGCCACCTCGGCGGACCCCCGGACCACGGTGAGCGACCGTCTCGATCGCGTGCTCCTCAACCCGTGGGTGGGACCCGCGGCGTTCCTCGCCGTGGTGTGGGGGGTGTTCCAGCTCACGACCGTGGTGGCGTCGCCGCTCATAGACGCCGTCGCCCGCACCTTCAGTGGCCCCGTCGCCGGTTGGGTGACGTCGGCGCTCGGAGCCGTCAACTCGCCGTCCTGGTTCGAGTCATTCATCGTCGGCGGCGTGCTTGCCGGCGTAGGCACCGTCTTGTCGTTCGTGCCGCTCATGGCGATCATGTTTGCCGCGGTCTCAGCCCTCGAGTCGACCGGCTACCTGGCCCGCGTCGCCGTCGTCGCCGACAAGGCGATGCGCGCACTCGGGCTCGACGGTCGCGCGATGCTCCCCCTCATCGTCGGCTTCGGATGCAACGTGCCCGCACTGTCGGCCACCGCCGTGTTGCCCCACGCGCGTCAGCGGCTGCTCACCGGACTGCTCGTTCCGCTCACCTCATGCACCGCGCGGCTCGCGGTGTACCTGCTGTTGGCACACACGTTCTTCCCTGGCTCGGCGGGCACCGTCGTCTTTGGCATGTACGTCGCGTCCGTCGCGCTCGTCATCGGCGGGGGCCTCATCGCGCGCCACACCGTCATGCGCGACCTCAAGCCGGAGCCGCTCATCATCGCGCTCCCCGACTACCAGCTGCCCCACCTCAAGACCCTGGGCATGGGCGTCTGGACCCGCATCGCGTCGTTCATCCGCAAGGCCGGTTCCGTCATCGTCGTGGCCGTGATGGTGCTGTGGGCGTTGCAGGCCATTCCCGTGCGGGGTGGTCACGAGATCGCCTCCGTCCCCGTCAACGATTCTGTCTACGGCGCCGTCGCTCAGGGAGTCGCTCCCGCCTTGGCGCCGATGGGCCTTAACGACTGGCGAATCTCCGCCTCGCTCGTCGCCGGCATCGCCGCCAAGGAGGTCACCATCGCCTCCCTCGCCCAGTCCTACGCCTTGGACTCCGCGAAGGACGCGAGCCTGGGTCAACAGTTGCGCGCCACCGTCGAGCGCACGTCCGGAGGCGCCGCGGGTGCGGCGGCACTCGCCCTCATGGTCTTCGTCTTGGCGTACTTGCCGTGCATGGCGACCCTCGCGGAACAGCGCCGCCTCTACGGCTTGCGCTGGACCGCCGCCGCCGCCAGCGCCCAGTTGGTGAGCGCCTACGGACTCGCGATCCTCGTCTTCCAGGTGGGGAGGCTGCTGTGA
- a CDS encoding Maf family protein has translation MITFTLASASPARLATLRSAGFDPIVVVSGVDEDAVLDEARAASGGTLTHADAILILAKAKAEDVASRASAGLVLGCDSMLELDGEIMGKPRDAVTATARWRAMRGRSGALHTGHWLVDCREGHPGATGGVASTAVHFADLSDAEIAAYVATGEPLNVAGAFTVDGIGGSFVESIEGDHHNVVGVSLPLFRRLLGERGVSVTELWRANGA, from the coding sequence GTGATCACCTTCACCCTCGCCTCCGCGTCCCCTGCTCGCCTCGCCACCTTGCGCTCCGCGGGCTTCGACCCGATCGTCGTGGTGAGCGGAGTCGACGAGGACGCCGTTCTTGACGAGGCCCGCGCCGCGTCGGGCGGCACCCTCACCCATGCCGATGCCATCCTGATCCTCGCCAAAGCCAAGGCGGAGGACGTCGCGAGCAGGGCATCGGCCGGGCTGGTACTCGGTTGCGACTCGATGCTGGAACTCGACGGCGAGATCATGGGCAAGCCTCGAGATGCCGTCACCGCCACCGCTCGGTGGCGCGCGATGCGCGGCCGCTCCGGGGCGCTTCACACGGGCCACTGGCTCGTCGACTGCCGCGAGGGTCACCCCGGCGCGACGGGAGGCGTCGCGTCCACCGCCGTTCACTTTGCCGATCTCAGCGACGCCGAGATCGCCGCATACGTCGCGACGGGCGAACCGCTCAACGTCGCTGGCGCGTTCACGGTCGACGGCATCGGCGGGTCGTTTGTCGAGAGCATCGAGGGCGATCACCACAACGTCGTCGGAGTGAGCCTTCCGTTATTCAGGCGGCTACTCGGGGAACGCGGAGTGAGCGTCACCGAGTTGTGGAGAGCGAACGGCGCGTGA
- a CDS encoding acetyl/propionyl/methylcrotonyl-CoA carboxylase subunit alpha, with product MPAFSSVLIANRGEIAVRVIRACRDASLRSIAVYADPDRDAPHVALADEAYALGGSIARDTYLDISKIIDIAVRSHAEAIHPGYGFLSENAEFAQAVIDAGLIWIGPPPHAIRSLGDKVSARHIAFAAGAPLVPGTADPVANASEVLAFAEEHGLPVAIKAAFGGGGRGLKVARYLEDIPELFDSATREAIAAFGRGECFVERFLDKPRHVETQCLADTHGNVVVVSTRDCSLQRRHQKLVEEAPAPFLTDDQNARLVESSKAILGEAGYIGAGTCEFLVGTDGTISFLEVNTRLQVEHPVTEEVTGVDLVREQFRIAAGEAISELNPQVRGHAFEFRINGEDPVNGFMPAPGRVSTFIVPGGPGVRVDAGVRQGDTVSGNFDSMVAKLIVWGATRTEALERSRRALEEMRIEGIPTVLPFHRAVVDSPEFAAADGVLGVYTTWIETGFESRVKALGASLSHGAHADDEYGATERVVVEVGGKRLEVVLPAALAQAGRARARAGGPARRTARKGPATRASSGVTLASPMQGTIVKVAVAEGAVVAEGDLIVVLEAMKMEQPLTAHRAGTVSKLTAALGSSVTAGAAICEILDELAE from the coding sequence GTGCCTGCGTTCTCTTCGGTTTTGATAGCCAATCGTGGCGAGATCGCCGTCCGCGTGATCCGTGCTTGCCGCGACGCCTCGCTGAGGTCGATCGCGGTGTATGCGGACCCCGACAGGGACGCGCCCCACGTCGCTCTCGCCGACGAGGCATACGCGCTGGGCGGTTCAATCGCCCGCGACACCTACCTGGATATCTCCAAGATCATCGACATCGCGGTGCGCAGCCACGCCGAGGCGATCCACCCCGGCTATGGCTTCCTGTCGGAGAACGCCGAGTTCGCCCAAGCCGTCATCGATGCCGGCCTCATCTGGATCGGCCCTCCTCCCCACGCGATCAGGTCGCTTGGCGACAAGGTGAGTGCTCGCCACATTGCCTTCGCCGCCGGCGCCCCCTTGGTGCCGGGCACCGCAGACCCGGTCGCGAACGCCTCCGAGGTGCTGGCCTTCGCCGAGGAGCACGGCCTCCCCGTGGCCATCAAGGCCGCCTTTGGCGGCGGCGGGCGTGGGCTCAAGGTCGCGCGCTACCTGGAGGACATCCCCGAACTGTTTGACTCCGCCACGCGCGAGGCCATCGCGGCCTTCGGCCGCGGCGAGTGCTTCGTTGAGCGGTTCCTCGACAAGCCCAGGCACGTCGAGACGCAGTGCCTCGCCGACACCCACGGCAACGTCGTCGTCGTCTCGACGCGCGACTGCTCGCTCCAGCGTCGTCACCAGAAGCTGGTCGAGGAGGCGCCTGCGCCGTTCCTGACCGACGACCAGAACGCACGCCTGGTCGAGTCGAGCAAGGCGATCCTGGGCGAGGCGGGCTACATCGGCGCGGGAACGTGCGAGTTCCTGGTCGGCACGGACGGCACCATCAGCTTCCTTGAGGTCAACACTCGCCTGCAGGTTGAACACCCCGTCACCGAAGAGGTGACCGGAGTGGACCTGGTGCGCGAGCAGTTCCGCATCGCGGCCGGCGAGGCGATCTCCGAGCTCAACCCCCAGGTGCGCGGGCACGCCTTCGAGTTCCGCATCAATGGCGAAGACCCGGTCAACGGATTCATGCCCGCACCCGGACGCGTCTCGACGTTCATCGTTCCGGGAGGCCCCGGCGTGCGCGTCGACGCCGGGGTGCGCCAAGGCGACACGGTCTCTGGCAACTTCGACTCGATGGTGGCCAAGCTGATCGTCTGGGGTGCCACCCGGACCGAGGCTCTCGAACGCTCCAGGCGGGCGCTCGAAGAGATGAGAATCGAGGGCATCCCCACGGTGCTCCCGTTCCACAGGGCCGTTGTCGACTCCCCCGAATTTGCGGCGGCCGACGGTGTTCTCGGCGTGTATACGACCTGGATCGAGACCGGTTTTGAGTCCCGGGTCAAGGCGCTCGGGGCGTCGCTCTCCCACGGCGCTCACGCCGATGACGAGTACGGCGCGACCGAACGCGTCGTGGTCGAGGTGGGCGGCAAGAGGCTCGAGGTCGTGCTCCCCGCGGCTCTCGCCCAGGCAGGCAGGGCACGCGCCCGCGCGGGCGGCCCAGCCAGGCGCACTGCGCGCAAGGGACCCGCCACTCGCGCATCTTCGGGCGTCACTCTTGCCTCGCCGATGCAGGGGACGATCGTCAAGGTGGCCGTCGCCGAGGGCGCAGTGGTGGCCGAGGGCGACCTCATCGTGGTGCTCGAGGCCATGAAGATGGAGCAACCGCTCACCGCCCACAGGGCCGGCACGGTCTCCAAACTCACCGCGGCATTGGGATCCTCCGTGACCGCAGGGGCCGCCATTTGCGAGATCCTCGACGAGCTCGCGGAGTAG
- the efeU gene encoding iron uptake transporter permease EfeU, giving the protein MLANYLIGLREGLEASLVIGILIAYIVRTGRRDLLGAVWIGIGIATGVSLAAGAALTLGPRELSFTAKETLGGVLSIAAVGLITWMIFWMGKTARFLKRHLEDGLEKAIALGKGAIIAMALLAVGREGLETALFLWAGIQAAGSTSAPITGAVLGLATAIALGYLIYRGAVRINLRMFFQWTGLFLIVVAAGVLAYAIHDLQEAGVLPGSETLAFDVTAAIPPGSFAGTLLKGIFNFSPESTILQVITWVLYLVPTLWLFSRMAFARTPQRAPSPELATTTAI; this is encoded by the coding sequence ATGCTTGCCAACTACCTCATCGGTCTGCGAGAGGGCCTTGAGGCGTCGCTCGTCATCGGCATCCTCATCGCGTACATCGTGCGCACGGGCAGGCGCGACCTGCTCGGTGCCGTGTGGATCGGCATTGGCATCGCCACCGGGGTCTCTCTCGCTGCGGGAGCCGCGCTGACGCTCGGGCCGCGCGAGCTCAGCTTCACCGCCAAAGAGACCCTCGGCGGGGTGCTCAGCATCGCCGCCGTTGGCCTCATCACCTGGATGATCTTCTGGATGGGCAAGACCGCACGCTTCCTGAAGCGGCACCTCGAAGACGGGCTCGAGAAGGCCATCGCGCTCGGCAAGGGCGCGATCATCGCCATGGCCCTCCTTGCGGTCGGCCGCGAGGGCCTGGAGACGGCACTATTCCTGTGGGCAGGAATCCAGGCCGCGGGATCGACATCGGCACCCATCACCGGAGCGGTGCTCGGCCTCGCGACGGCCATCGCCCTCGGCTACCTGATCTATCGCGGCGCGGTGCGCATCAACCTGCGCATGTTCTTCCAGTGGACGGGGCTGTTCCTCATCGTGGTCGCCGCGGGCGTCCTCGCCTACGCGATCCACGATCTGCAGGAGGCGGGCGTCCTTCCGGGCTCAGAGACCCTTGCCTTTGACGTCACCGCCGCGATCCCGCCGGGGTCCTTCGCAGGGACGCTGCTGAAGGGCATCTTCAACTTCTCTCCAGAGAGCACGATCCTCCAAGTGATCACCTGGGTGTTGTACCTAGTACCTACCTTGTGGCTGTTTTCGAGGATGGCGTTCGCTCGCACTCCCCAGCGAGCCCCCTCGCCGGAACTCGCCACCACCACGGCCATCTAG
- a CDS encoding Pr6Pr family membrane protein codes for MTTAIRTWRVLGAALIIAALVANVVRHLHLGDFAFFDTLGYFSQQSNILAAILLLVVVGYTGRPRPLWLEYARASVTMYLVIVTVVFWTLLGGFEPGDPYRWSTLTMHGISCVILLADWLLEGPRKMHPIRRAWVVLPYAVVWIAVAIVRGATDGWIPYPFMDPKDGYAPVVIVVGGIVVVGLAIGAVLFRLTRWRVVTAL; via the coding sequence ATGACCACCGCGATTCGTACCTGGCGTGTGCTCGGCGCGGCCCTGATCATCGCCGCCCTCGTCGCGAACGTCGTCAGGCACCTCCACCTGGGCGACTTCGCGTTCTTTGACACGCTCGGCTACTTCTCGCAACAGAGCAACATCCTCGCCGCGATCCTGCTGCTTGTTGTGGTCGGGTACACCGGCAGGCCCCGCCCCCTGTGGCTCGAATACGCCCGCGCGAGCGTCACGATGTACCTCGTCATCGTCACCGTCGTGTTCTGGACCCTCCTGGGCGGCTTCGAGCCCGGCGACCCGTACCGGTGGTCGACGCTGACGATGCACGGCATCTCGTGCGTGATCTTGCTCGCCGACTGGCTACTCGAGGGCCCCCGGAAGATGCACCCCATCAGGCGCGCCTGGGTGGTCTTGCCATATGCCGTGGTGTGGATCGCGGTCGCCATCGTCCGGGGCGCGACCGACGGGTGGATTCCGTACCCCTTCATGGATCCCAAGGACGGGTACGCGCCGGTAGTGATCGTCGTGGGGGGCATCGTCGTCGTCGGTTTGGCGATTGGGGCGGTCCTGTTCCGCCTGACGCGCTGGCGCGTCGTCACCGCCCTCTAA
- a CDS encoding AzlC family ABC transporter permease yields the protein MTSRAAFADGVRDVAGLVPGVTVFGLSFGALVRARGIDPIAGAASSLIVGAGAGQTAAVEVFAVGGAVAIAVLSALIVNARFALYSAALAPMFGRFTPAWRWGLAYFVADQTVGLYVRGQERWKTPALQQYYMLGVTLPMRTGWAGGTVAGILLGPVVPGAWQVGFIVPLMFIALAIPGIRGLPELVAAVTGVVAVASLKDLPLGLNIVTAALLGMTAGLLVHRRTSDDRPSRRSATEPTADTADSA from the coding sequence ATGACCTCCCGCGCCGCCTTCGCCGATGGCGTGCGCGACGTCGCGGGGCTCGTTCCCGGCGTCACGGTGTTCGGGCTCTCGTTCGGCGCACTCGTGCGGGCGCGGGGCATCGACCCGATCGCCGGCGCCGCGAGCTCGCTCATCGTGGGCGCGGGAGCGGGCCAGACCGCGGCCGTCGAGGTCTTCGCGGTCGGGGGTGCGGTCGCCATCGCCGTGCTGTCCGCGCTGATCGTCAATGCGCGCTTCGCGCTGTACTCCGCCGCGCTTGCACCCATGTTTGGCCGGTTCACGCCCGCCTGGCGCTGGGGGCTCGCGTACTTCGTCGCCGACCAGACGGTCGGCCTGTACGTGCGCGGCCAGGAGCGTTGGAAGACGCCCGCGCTGCAGCAGTACTACATGCTCGGGGTCACGCTGCCAATGCGGACCGGGTGGGCGGGCGGAACCGTCGCGGGGATCCTGCTCGGGCCGGTGGTGCCGGGCGCGTGGCAGGTGGGGTTCATCGTCCCGCTAATGTTCATCGCGCTCGCCATTCCCGGGATCCGCGGCCTTCCCGAACTCGTCGCAGCGGTCACGGGAGTCGTTGCGGTCGCCTCGCTCAAGGACCTGCCGCTCGGGCTCAACATCGTCACGGCCGCGCTGCTCGGGATGACGGCCGGCTTGCTCGTACACAGGCGCACGTCGGATGATCGCCCGTCGCGGCGCAGCGCGACCGAGCCCACGGCGGATACGGCGGACTCGGCATGA
- a CDS encoding AzlD domain-containing protein, producing MRIWIVVVLAGIGTYLIRASGILIFQNEDRIPPLVRRALRMIGPATMGAIVGNALFLDQGAWRPFGAWHIAALVAVAAAVWKRNLALTMLAGAAAFAVLLLTVY from the coding sequence ATGAGAATCTGGATCGTGGTCGTCCTCGCGGGGATCGGCACCTACCTCATTCGCGCCTCCGGCATCTTGATCTTCCAAAACGAGGACCGCATTCCGCCGCTGGTCCGTCGCGCCCTGCGGATGATCGGCCCGGCGACCATGGGGGCGATCGTCGGCAACGCCCTGTTCCTCGACCAGGGCGCATGGCGACCGTTCGGCGCCTGGCACATCGCGGCCTTGGTCGCGGTTGCTGCCGCCGTGTGGAAGCGCAACCTCGCCCTGACGATGCTCGCGGGCGCCGCCGCGTTCGCCGTGCTGCTGCTCACCGTCTACTAG
- a CDS encoding cytochrome c biogenesis CcdA family protein yields the protein MDATAAAFALLLGAVAAFNPCGFALLPAYIAVIVTGTADGDTTRLMALRRAIVFGLAMTAGFVAVFAAFGLVFVGINSALQGYVLPYMPYVTMALGVVLVALGITMVLGHEARVPGLRMTPAALTGRAPGRAAWSQVLYGVSFAFASLSCTIGPFFAVVTQALDARNVIGTVSPFVIYGAGMGTSVVLVSIAAAFAGTAVGRALRMRTGLIMRIGGTLMTVSGLYVVLYGLAEVLQLHGISALESVLFTTSGWQGDITNAIRGWGTTVLVILLAATVAFGSWVFVASSRQIRAKH from the coding sequence ATCGACGCCACAGCCGCCGCCTTCGCACTCCTCTTGGGTGCGGTGGCGGCATTCAACCCATGCGGATTTGCGCTGCTGCCCGCCTACATCGCCGTGATCGTCACCGGCACGGCCGACGGCGACACCACCCGGCTCATGGCCCTCCGCAGGGCCATCGTGTTTGGACTCGCCATGACGGCCGGATTCGTGGCCGTGTTCGCGGCCTTCGGGCTCGTCTTCGTGGGAATCAACTCAGCGCTGCAGGGGTACGTCCTTCCGTACATGCCGTACGTCACGATGGCTCTGGGCGTGGTCCTCGTGGCGCTGGGAATCACCATGGTCCTCGGTCACGAGGCGCGGGTTCCTGGCCTCAGGATGACGCCCGCCGCTCTCACAGGACGCGCCCCCGGGCGGGCCGCATGGTCACAAGTCTTGTACGGGGTGTCCTTCGCCTTCGCCTCTCTGTCGTGCACCATCGGCCCATTCTTCGCGGTCGTCACTCAGGCTCTTGACGCGCGGAATGTGATCGGCACCGTGAGCCCTTTCGTCATCTACGGCGCCGGCATGGGAACGTCCGTGGTGCTCGTGTCCATTGCGGCCGCGTTTGCGGGGACCGCCGTCGGCCGGGCCCTACGAATGCGCACGGGGCTGATCATGCGCATCGGCGGCACCCTCATGACGGTGTCGGGACTGTATGTGGTGCTCTACGGCCTCGCCGAGGTGCTCCAACTACATGGAATCAGCGCTCTTGAGTCGGTGCTGTTCACCACGTCTGGCTGGCAGGGTGACATTACCAATGCCATTCGCGGCTGGGGAACGACCGTGCTGGTAATCCTCCTTGCCGCCACGGTGGCCTTCGGGTCGTGGGTATTCGTGGCATCGAGCAGGCAGATTCGGGCCAAGCATTAG
- a CDS encoding peroxiredoxin family protein: MKRIIPIFAMAIATALTLAACSAAAPDTVTMSNAAAAGSGQGAAMASAAAGAEQKWADPSAPDIFKFMATDLVTGKPVDGTTLIGKDVVMWFWASWCPVCNAEAGAMVNAMPSFPPGVTVLGVAGESSVAESKTFIADHPGIDGFPSIYDQDGHIWKDFGVVGQPTMVLIKHDGMSLTYEGGYGKYDIIDKVAWLGQA; encoded by the coding sequence ATGAAGAGAATTATCCCCATCTTCGCCATGGCCATTGCCACCGCCCTGACCCTCGCGGCCTGCTCTGCCGCTGCGCCGGACACCGTCACGATGTCGAACGCGGCCGCAGCCGGTTCCGGTCAGGGGGCCGCCATGGCGTCCGCCGCAGCAGGCGCCGAGCAGAAATGGGCGGACCCAAGCGCACCAGACATCTTCAAGTTCATGGCGACGGACCTCGTGACCGGAAAGCCTGTCGACGGAACGACGCTGATCGGAAAGGACGTGGTGATGTGGTTCTGGGCGTCATGGTGCCCCGTCTGCAACGCGGAGGCGGGCGCGATGGTGAATGCGATGCCCAGCTTCCCACCCGGTGTGACCGTGCTTGGCGTGGCGGGCGAGTCGAGCGTCGCCGAGTCGAAGACCTTCATCGCGGACCACCCCGGCATCGACGGGTTCCCCAGCATCTATGACCAAGATGGCCACATCTGGAAGGACTTCGGCGTCGTCGGGCAGCCCACGATGGTGCTCATCAAACACGATGGAATGTCGCTGACCTACGAGGGCGGCTACGGCAAGTACGACATCATCGACAAGGTGGCATGGCTCGGCCAGGCGTAG
- the dnaB gene encoding replicative DNA helicase: MSIDELEVAYSPRTLDRTPPQNVEAEQSVLGAMMLSKDAMADVIEVVRANDFYRPAHEMVFDTATKLYNSGDPVDALTVGSELQRAGNLARIGGAEYLHTLISIVPSAASAGYYARLVREQSILRKLVEAGTRIANMGYDADGTEVDEVVDSAQSEIFAVTERRNSEDFLPIGDVMERTLEEIDAASSRDGQMLGIPTGFRQLDELTGGFQAGQMIVLAARPAIGKSTLGLDIARSASIAHGKASVIFSLEMSREEITKRMLAAEAGVKLSKLTKGPMGPNDWERLASTAARIAKAPLFIDDSPNMSLMEIRAKCRRLKQQHDLSLVIVDYLQLMSSGRKVESRQQEVSEFSRALKLLAKEIQVPVIAISQLNRGAEQRTEKRPMLSDMRESGAIEQDADIVILLHRDDAYDRDNRPGEADFIIAKHRSGPTDTIAVAFKKDYAHFADMAADL; encoded by the coding sequence GTGTCAATTGATGAGCTCGAGGTTGCGTACTCGCCGCGCACCCTGGACCGCACGCCGCCCCAGAATGTCGAGGCGGAGCAGTCGGTCCTCGGCGCGATGATGCTCTCCAAGGACGCGATGGCCGATGTCATCGAGGTGGTCAGGGCCAACGACTTCTATAGGCCCGCTCACGAGATGGTGTTCGACACCGCGACCAAGCTCTACAACTCGGGCGATCCTGTCGACGCGCTGACCGTTGGCTCCGAGTTGCAGCGCGCGGGCAACCTCGCCCGCATCGGCGGGGCCGAGTACCTCCACACGCTCATCTCGATCGTGCCCTCCGCGGCATCGGCCGGCTACTACGCCCGCTTGGTGCGCGAGCAGTCGATTTTGCGCAAGTTGGTCGAGGCGGGCACCCGCATTGCCAACATGGGCTACGACGCCGACGGCACCGAGGTAGACGAGGTCGTTGACAGCGCGCAATCCGAGATCTTCGCGGTCACCGAACGGCGCAACTCCGAGGACTTCCTGCCCATCGGCGACGTCATGGAGCGCACGCTCGAAGAGATCGACGCGGCGTCGAGCCGCGACGGTCAGATGCTCGGCATCCCCACCGGGTTCCGGCAGCTCGACGAGCTCACCGGTGGCTTCCAGGCCGGCCAGATGATCGTCCTCGCAGCGCGCCCCGCCATCGGCAAGTCGACGCTCGGCCTCGACATCGCGCGCTCCGCCTCCATCGCCCACGGCAAGGCCTCGGTCATCTTCTCGCTCGAAATGAGCCGAGAGGAGATCACCAAGCGCATGCTCGCCGCAGAGGCGGGCGTGAAGCTCTCCAAGCTCACCAAGGGCCCGATGGGCCCCAACGACTGGGAGAGGCTCGCCTCCACCGCCGCCCGCATCGCGAAGGCGCCACTGTTCATCGACGACAGCCCCAACATGTCGCTCATGGAGATCCGCGCCAAGTGCAGGCGCCTCAAGCAGCAGCACGATCTCAGCCTGGTCATCGTGGACTACCTCCAGCTGATGAGCTCCGGCCGCAAGGTCGAGTCCCGCCAGCAAGAGGTTTCCGAGTTCTCCCGCGCGCTCAAACTGCTCGCCAAGGAGATCCAGGTGCCCGTCATCGCGATCTCGCAGCTGAACCGCGGAGCAGAGCAGCGCACCGAGAAGCGCCCCATGCTCTCCGACATGCGTGAGTCCGGCGCGATCGAGCAGGACGCCGACATCGTGATCCTGCTTCACCGCGACGACGCCTACGACCGCGACAACCGACCGGGCGAGGCGGACTTCATCATCGCCAAGCACCGCTCGGGACCCACCGACACGATCGCGGTCGCCTTCAAGAAGGACTACGCGCACTTCGCCGACATGGCGGCGGATCTGTAA
- the rplI gene encoding 50S ribosomal protein L9, whose protein sequence is MSKIILTHEVHGLGVAGDVVVVKDGYANHFLVPRKLATPWSTGAETSIEAMRKAQRGRELATIEEAQAARDALQANPVVVTVKAGESGRLFGAVSTGDIADAIGARAKVDKRRIHVASPIKALGEYQVKVSLHGDVTATVDVHVVAAS, encoded by the coding sequence ATGTCGAAGATCATCCTCACGCATGAGGTCCACGGACTTGGTGTTGCAGGCGACGTCGTCGTTGTTAAGGACGGCTACGCCAACCACTTCCTCGTGCCCCGCAAGCTGGCCACCCCGTGGTCGACTGGTGCCGAAACGTCCATCGAGGCGATGCGCAAGGCTCAGCGCGGCCGTGAGCTCGCGACCATCGAGGAGGCCCAGGCTGCGCGCGACGCGCTCCAGGCCAACCCCGTGGTCGTGACGGTCAAGGCCGGCGAGAGTGGACGCCTGTTTGGCGCCGTGAGCACCGGCGACATCGCCGATGCGATCGGTGCGCGCGCCAAGGTGGACAAGCGTCGTATCCACGTCGCTTCGCCCATCAAGGCCCTGGGTGAATACCAGGTCAAGGTGTCGCTACACGGGGACGTGACGGCTACCGTCGACGTCCACGTCGTCGCCGCCAGCTAA
- the rpsR gene encoding 30S ribosomal protein S18, whose product MAKIDTRKPRKKVNPLKAAKVTKVDYKDTPLLRKFISDRGKIRSRRVTGVTVQEQRQIARAVKVARELALLPYAGSGR is encoded by the coding sequence ATGGCAAAGATCGACACGCGCAAGCCGCGTAAGAAGGTCAACCCTCTTAAGGCCGCCAAGGTCACGAAGGTCGACTACAAGGACACCCCCCTGCTCCGCAAGTTCATCTCTGACCGCGGGAAGATCCGTTCGCGCCGCGTCACGGGTGTGACCGTCCAGGAACAGCGTCAGATCGCGCGCGCCGTCAAGGTTGCTCGCGAACTCGCGCTGCTTCCCTATGCCGGTTCCGGCCGTTAA